The Toxorhynchites rutilus septentrionalis strain SRP chromosome 3, ASM2978413v1, whole genome shotgun sequence genome includes a region encoding these proteins:
- the LOC129777144 gene encoding carbohydrate sulfotransferase 11 has product MTRGALANFLHHHQHYHGKQSMGSISSQQQLQMLHHVPKKRKMSLAQLKLNRRRLYLCLKVMLLFVVFGLYFVLLLRESMTAFSTVRSKSVGKSDLQRKSPIEARPGKSSVHKHHLHHHQSPLAAAVQRSSQDNAEGVHHPANHSTLNPVYEYSEEMNAAAEADFNERRSVLWNICAEHRIIGKYPPNAWEFFISPGHGLAWCNIFKAASSTWMYYFNILGGYDVRFLQRTRSSPIDLARNRFPRPSTAELNDYLSNTISFLIVREPFERLVSAYRNKLEGCRNKYYKLLGEQIVRKFRKKPKNGKLLTKYPKGPTFREFLQFLVSHYKSGGRFDEHWSPVYSFCTPCSINFTLIAKVETFQRDSEYIIRQAGLETLLLNKLPRSKARAIANRSTSNTRSLTPRYFSQIDEHLLTEVLEIYQLDFELFGYNSTKYYSFVQESMDDG; this is encoded by the exons ATGACTCGGGGTGCATTGGCTAATTTTTTACACCATCATCAACACTACCATGGGAAGCAGTCCATGGGTAGCATCAGTAGTCAGCAACAGTTGCAGATGCTGCATCACGTGCCGAAGAAACGAAAGATGAGTCTGGCCCAGCTAAAGCTGAACCGAAGAAGGCTGTACCTCTGCCTCAAGGTGATGCTGCTGTTTGTAGTGTTTGGGCTGTACtttgtgctgctgctgcgggAATCGATGACGGCGTTTTCGACCGTACGGAGTAAAAGCGTCGGGAAGAGTGATTTG CAACGCAAATCACCGATAGAAGCCCGACCGGGCAAGAGCAGTGTCCACAAGCATCACCTACATCACCATCAATCACCGCTTGCGGCGGCAGTGCAGAGGTCTTCCCAGGACAACGCCGAAGGCGTCCACCATCCGGCAAATCATTCAACTCTGAATCCGGTGTATGAGTACTCGGAGGAGATGAACGCAGCCGCCGAAGCGGATTTCAACGAGCGCCGCTCGGTGCTGTGGAATATCTGCGCCGAGCATCGAATAATCGGCAAGTATCCGCCGAACGCGTGGGAGTTTTTCATCTCACCCGGACATGGGCTGGCCTGGTGCAATATCTTCAAGGCCGCCAGCAGCACGTGGATGTACTACTTTAACATTCTAG GTGGCTACGATGTGCGCTTTCTGCAGCGGACGCGCTCCTCGCCAATCGATTTGGCTCGCAATCGATTCCCACGGCCAAGCACTGCCGAGCTGAACGACTATCTGTCGAACACGATATCGTTCCTGATAGTGCGCGAGCCCTTCGAGCGGTTGGTTTCGGCCTACCGGAACAAGCTGGAAGGCTGTCGGAACAAATACTACAAACTGCTGGGTGAACAGATCGTGAGAAAGTTTCGCAAGAAACCCAAAAACGGCAAGCTATTGACG AAATACCCCAAAGGACCAACATTCCGCGAGTTTCTCCAGTTTCTCGTAAGTCACTACAAAAGTGGTGGCCGCTTCGACGAACACTGGAGTCCGGTGTACTCGTTCTGTACCCCTTGCAGCATCAACTTCACCCTGATTGCGAAGGTCGAGACGTTCCAGAGGGACAGCGAGTACATTATACGGCAGGCCGGACTGGAGACGCTGCTGCTGAACAAGCTCCCCCGCAGCAAGGCCCGTGCGATAGCGAATCGTTCCACAAGCAATACCAGAAGTCTGACGCCGAG atatttttcccaaatcgaCGAACATTTGCTGACAGAAGTGCTCGAAATCTACCAGCTCGATTTCGAGCTGTTTGGCTACAACAGCACGAAGTACTATAGCTTCGTGCAAGAGTCGATGGACGACGGATAA